The genome window AGCATAATCAAAAAGAGAATAGTTCCAACCATACTAATGTTGCCGCCTTCAGAAACAATACGGATGGGGAGAAAGAATCGAATTCCCTGGCTCGTTGCATCTCGCGCCATAGAAACCATCCATACTGGATAGATTACTCCAAGCACTGAAAATAAAGAGTGAAAAAGTCCCCCCTGATTCTTAGGGAACTCGGCCGCTTCTTCACTTAAAACAGGCATATACCGATAAATAGCAATCGCGAGAATAAGAACAGGTACAATGGCAATATAAGGGATTTTCTCTACCCCCACTATTTTTGCCAAAGCAACTGCAAAAAGAGGACTTATCGTTACTCCTATATTTCCGGCAACACTAAAAATTGCCAATGAAACGGTTAATTTTTCCTGAGGAACAACATGTCCCACTCCTCCATGTCCCTGAGGATGAAAGGTGGCACTACCTACTCCCCAAAGTCCCACTAAAAAAAGAGCCATTCCATACGTAGGAGAACTTGGAAGAAAGGTTGCCCCGAGACATGTCAAGATGGGCCCAATCATAACTAAGTATGAACGTGCAGTCCGATCTGAAACATATCCGAGTAATGGCTGAAGAAAAATATGTATAATACCAACCACAGAATTAAGTAATCCCGCCTGAGCCATAGTAATACCAAGTCGAGATATAAGAGTTGGAACAAATGTCGGGAGAAACGCTGCATAAAGGTCATTGAAAAAATGTCCAATCGAAAGAAGAGAAAGTTTAAATTTAGGACGATCCACACATACGGTTCTGTCTATCATGATTTTTTGCCCCCTGAATAACAAAAACTTTTTATATCGTAACACGTCTTAATAAAAAAAAGAACCGTAGGGGTGTATTACTCTTTCCAAAAAAAAGCAAGCCAAATACACGGTGGCTCTTTTGTAGTGCTGGAGACACGGTGTTTTTCGTGAGGTGAGATAAGAACCCAATCTCCAACTTTTAAAGTACGTCGAGCCCCATCAGCCCAATCGATTATACCTTCGCCTTGTATTACGCAAACCCACTCGAATTCTTCCTGATCATACCAAAAATCCTTCGGGGAAGATTGACCTGTAGAAACAATACGTTCAACTCTAACGTTGCTACCTGCCGCTAATATCTCTGAAATCTCTTTACTCCAATCAATATTCTTTTTATCAAAAAGATTCTTCATTTTTCCCCTCCTCACCCTATATTATGATACACAAAAAGCGGGTCTTTAAAAGACCCGCTTCTGAGGGGAACGATCTTATTGTGGATTAATCGTAGTAGATGTTTTGAGCTGGTGCATCCTCAGGGTTTTTCATATAGGTGCCCAGCGTGTTCTCTATAACTTCCGTATAGCCTGGAACCCCAGAGATAACAACGGGGCGATCAACGGCTGTAAGAGAATAAAATTCAAGCATTTTCTGGAATGTGGAGGAATGGCGTCCCACCCGAACATCGATAGGCCAGCCCCGCTCGTCGATAGGAGCGTAGAGGAGCTTGTGTTCCCCCGCCTTCATAACAAACTCATCGCGGCCCGTCATGAGCAGATATTCGTCGGTAATGCCACGAATACGGTCAAGCATGGGTTCGGCAACCTCAACGAGAAGAGACATGGCGTCGGTATGATCGCCGATCTCTCTGTGAGACAAGCCGTGAAGGGCCTTGGGTGAAAACTCCATGCTCAGGGGCACTTCGAAAAGCTCGGCGGTGAGGGTCATGGATGTCATGGCCGCTACGGCCTGCCCCTTCTCATGGCTTACGATGGTATTTTCCACCGGATATTCAAGCTCGGCCTCGTGAAGATCCACGGCGATATCCACCTTCTCCTGGCGAATGAGCTGGGTCATGGCCCAGGTGGTTCGCTCTGTAAGGGCGCCGTTGGGTCGACCCGGCCAGGTTCTGTTCAGGTTTCTGATATCCATATAGGCCAACATCTGACGGCTGGGATAGTGGATATACACTTCGGGATCGGGCCACGAGTCCAGTGGATTGGTGCAGCGGTCGCCCATACGGAACTGCTTCTGTCCCCACGGCGTCTTTACGTAGTAGTACGTGGGGTAGGCCTCGCCCATACGAGTGCATGTAGAAGCGCTTCGGTTCGCCCGAATAATGACGATGAGCCGTCCCTGCTCCACCTTCACGTTCTCGGCGACGAGAAGGGCTCCGAGGTTGCACGCCGGCTCCTCGGGGTGGGTTCCTCCAATAAGCAGAGCCGTTCCGCCAGGAACACCACTGTCAAAAATGTAGACGTTGCTGTCGTTGGGCGTTCCCTTCAACGTCGGTTCGTAGTCTGAGAGTTTCTTCACCTCAGTAAGTGAGGGAGAGGGAACTACCGGTTCCTTGAAATGTCGGTGTCCGTAAAACTCCCGTCCGGCAATAGCCACGAAAACAAGGGCTACGACCAACGAAAGTATCTTGATGCCATTCAGTTTTCCCTTCATCTTCTCTTCACCCCTCTTCCTACTTCAGCCGAAGGATTCTCAGCACGAAGGGCATGAGCACAATGCTGTAGAGCACTGCTTCCTGGGCATTCCTTGTCTTGATGAAGTTGCAGAGTATGGCGCCTCCGAAGAAGAGGACCATAGCGTAATACAGGTACATAATGATGGTATTTGCCAATATCATGATTCTCTAGCCTCCAAGAAATGACAGTCTGGTGCTGAAGATGAGAAAGAGCGTTCCCAAGATGGCGATGAAGGCCATGGGCACCAGACAGGCTTTCACAAAATCCCCGAAATACCGTCCCTTATACCCCAGTTCCATAACTGTGGCCCGTCCCACGACGGCGGTTGGCGGCAAACAGTCTCCCAGAGGCCATATGACCGCCATGGCCGATAAGGCGATGATGGGGTCGAGACCGCGCATGTTGAAGAGCATGATGAGCGGTACGCCCAGCAACGGAGCAACAGCATACTGCACCAGTCCCTCAGAGAGGGGCAGAATAATGCAGAGGGTGAGGTAGAGCACTCCCAGGGGAAGGGTAACCACCGCCAGGGAGATGAGCCCTCTCGCTCCGCTCAGGGCCATAATCTGTATAAGTACACCTACAACCACCATGATGCCTACGAGAGGAAGAAGGCCGTGAACGGTGGAACAGGCGATAGACCAGAACTGAAGTTTGCGCGGGCTGAGAAGCACCACTGCGAAAGAAGCGACCATGAAGAGCAGGGGCAATCCCAGTACGGGCAGTGAGAAGAACCAGATTCGTCCCGCAATAACGCAAGCCAACAGTAGAATGAATGGGGCAAGAACTCTGAACCAGTTTTGTCCTTCCGGCGCTTCCGGAAGATTGGCCAGAGCCTGGTCGAGATCAATCTTCTTCGTTCCTCGTCCTGCAAGCCAGAACATGGAGAAGAGCGCTCCGGCAACGGAGAGGACAAACAGCGGTTTGCCGAATCCCACGTAGGGCATGTTGGCACCAGCGGCAGCCATCATGGCCCAGAGGTTGATAGGAGGAGCGGCAGCGCTCATGGCTGCTCCTAAAAAGATGATGGCCGCCCGTTTCGTTTCATCGACACCCATGGCAGCCAGAACAGAACCAACGAGGGCTCCTACGGTAAGAACCGTTGTTGCACCGGAACCGGTCAGGGCTCCGGGAAGAAGCAGCACGAAGGTGAGCAGCAAAAGGCAGATGGTTCGTCTTGAATGGAAGGTCGAAACGATCTTCCGAACAATAAAGGCGACGCCGCCACTTTCCCGAAGAAGGGCCATGAAGAAGGTAGCCGTGAGAAAAATGAGGCAGACATCAAAGTAGGTGAAAGCGCCTTCCACAATGTGACGAATGGGAAGAAGGGCCACGGGATTGTGGGGACTTCCCGTTACGCTGAGCATGATGGAGTGAGCGGCAGCTCCTGCCAAGGCTGCTACGAACATCGAAAGCTCCGTGCTCAGCTTCATGACTTTCGGAATGATGAAAGCCACGGCTATGACTAATAAAATTACTACTGAGTGTGTGAACATTAGATCCGATCTCCTGTCATAAAGGATGAGAACATTGATAGTTTAGTAACAAACGTCTCTATTTTAGGTAAGGAAACCTTATTACGACAAGAGATTTGAACCTATTGTTTCAAAGTGTAATGTTTAGTACAATACTACACTGCTTAAAAAAGCTCTCAGGTGCGAGCCCTGCGTATTTCGTAAAAATGAACAAAATGAACAAAATAAAAGGGAACCATCCGGTTCCCAAGTTATAGAAGTCAGTACTTATTGATAGGACGGCCGATTTCCTGATACTCTCGCTTCATCGTCGCCTTTCCAGAAGCGACGAGATATTCAAGATATCTTCGAGCAGTAATACGGGAAACCTGCAAGACTTCTGCCGTTTCCACCGCAGAAAGCGAACAATTGCTTTTTTTTAGTAAGGTGATA of Aminobacterium sp. MB27-C1 contains these proteins:
- a CDS encoding cupin domain-containing protein, whose product is MKNLFDKKNIDWSKEISEILAAGSNVRVERIVSTGQSSPKDFWYDQEEFEWVCVIQGEGIIDWADGARRTLKVGDWVLISPHEKHRVSSTTKEPPCIWLAFFWKE
- a CDS encoding succinylglutamate desuccinylase: MKGKLNGIKILSLVVALVFVAIAGREFYGHRHFKEPVVPSPSLTEVKKLSDYEPTLKGTPNDSNVYIFDSGVPGGTALLIGGTHPEEPACNLGALLVAENVKVEQGRLIVIIRANRSASTCTRMGEAYPTYYYVKTPWGQKQFRMGDRCTNPLDSWPDPEVYIHYPSRQMLAYMDIRNLNRTWPGRPNGALTERTTWAMTQLIRQEKVDIAVDLHEAELEYPVENTIVSHEKGQAVAAMTSMTLTAELFEVPLSMEFSPKALHGLSHREIGDHTDAMSLLVEVAEPMLDRIRGITDEYLLMTGRDEFVMKAGEHKLLYAPIDERGWPIDVRVGRHSSTFQKMLEFYSLTAVDRPVVISGVPGYTEVIENTLGTYMKNPEDAPAQNIYYD
- a CDS encoding MFS transporter; this translates as MIDRTVCVDRPKFKLSLLSIGHFFNDLYAAFLPTFVPTLISRLGITMAQAGLLNSVVGIIHIFLQPLLGYVSDRTARSYLVMIGPILTCLGATFLPSSPTYGMALFLVGLWGVGSATFHPQGHGGVGHVVPQEKLTVSLAIFSVAGNIGVTISPLFAVALAKIVGVEKIPYIAIVPVLILAIAIYRYMPVLSEEAAEFPKNQGGLFHSLFSVLGVIYPVWMVSMARDATSQGIRFFLPIRIVSEGGNISMVGTILFLIMLCSTIAMLISGKLSDRWGKVRVLIFVLIAGPICMIPAAYIGGKTSIILYILGTSFLNSSMPITAAVAQEQVPHSRGMASSIVMGLSWGVANLLTGPLGKLGDVFGITSTMLVVAALPLLALPMVFMKSFRSAE
- a CDS encoding C4-dicarboxylate ABC transporter, which codes for MFTHSVVILLVIAVAFIIPKVMKLSTELSMFVAALAGAAAHSIMLSVTGSPHNPVALLPIRHIVEGAFTYFDVCLIFLTATFFMALLRESGGVAFIVRKIVSTFHSRRTICLLLLTFVLLLPGALTGSGATTVLTVGALVGSVLAAMGVDETKRAAIIFLGAAMSAAAPPINLWAMMAAAGANMPYVGFGKPLFVLSVAGALFSMFWLAGRGTKKIDLDQALANLPEAPEGQNWFRVLAPFILLLACVIAGRIWFFSLPVLGLPLLFMVASFAVVLLSPRKLQFWSIACSTVHGLLPLVGIMVVVGVLIQIMALSGARGLISLAVVTLPLGVLYLTLCIILPLSEGLVQYAVAPLLGVPLIMLFNMRGLDPIIALSAMAVIWPLGDCLPPTAVVGRATVMELGYKGRYFGDFVKACLVPMAFIAILGTLFLIFSTRLSFLGG